The following is a genomic window from bacterium.
ATAAATTTCAAATAGAAGCAATAATACATTTATAAAATTTTCTAATTTCTTTTGAGTGAAGAAGTTAAGATACATAGGTAACACCTGCCAGTTTTTTGAAAAGTTTAGGGATTTATATAAAATAGAGGAAGAACTGGGAAGAAAAAATGGGATACAAGTATGCAAAGAAGTTCATACCATTAAGGAAAGGAGAAGTAGTAAGCAAAGGGTGTGAGATAGTCCATTTATCGAAGAAAGGTAAAGAGAGATTAAAGTGGATAAAGTATTATAAGAGTCATGAAGAGAATGCTTCATTGGTAAGTAGGTATTATGGGATAAGTAGGAAAACATTTTATAAGTGGTATGGGAGGTATAAACTATTAGGATTAAAGGGATTAGAAGATATGAGTAAAGCACCTATAAATAAAAGGGGACATGAAATTACGTGGGAAG
Proteins encoded in this region:
- a CDS encoding helix-turn-helix domain-containing protein; protein product: MGYKYAKKFIPLRKGEVVSKGCEIVHLSKKGKERLKWIKYYKSHEENASLVSRYYGISRKTFYKWYGRYKLLGLKGLEDMSKAPINKRGHEITWEEELRIKKLRKQYIRYGKEKLSVLYKKIYGEKISGWKIYQVIRKYNLYWSPVKNEKLRKKRKLAEKKKRITELKNKQLAGFFF